Proteins from a genomic interval of Trifolium pratense cultivar HEN17-A07 linkage group LG6, ARS_RC_1.1, whole genome shotgun sequence:
- the LOC123888485 gene encoding cysteine protease ATG4 isoform X3 gives MVLKDLCDRIVAAKCTSKSSTEIADNTQVPAASAKAGSSDSKFPKASLWSTFFTSGFSVGETYSESSSSEKKTVHSRNSGWAAAVRKVVSGGSMRRFQERVLGSVRTDVSSSDGDIWLLGVCHKISPHEATGDVDTRNVFAAFEQDFSSKILITYRKGFDAIEDSKYTSDVNWGCMLRSSQMLVAQALLFHKLGRSWRKTIDKPVDKDYIEILQLFGDSETAAFSIHNLLQAGKGYGLAVGSWVGPYAMCRTWEVLARNPREKNDQGEPPLPMAIYVVSGDEDGERGGAPVVCIEDASKRCSEFSRGLVSWTPLLLLVPLVLGLDKVNLRYIPLLQSTFKFPQSLGILGGKPGASTYIIGVQNDKAFYLDPHDVKPVVNITGDTQEPNTASYHCNISRHMPLDSIDPSLAIGFYCRDKDDFDDFCSRASKLAEESNGAPLFTVAQSRSLPMQVTSNSVSSDNTRFEEDDSLGMNLVNDAGTNEDDWQFL, from the exons ATGGTATTGAAGGATTTATGTGATAGGATTGTTGCTGCAAAGTGTACTTCTAAAAGCTCAACCGAGATTGCTGATAATACTCAGGTGCCAGCTGCCTCTGCAAAGGCAGGATCTAGTGATAGTAAGTTTCCCAAGGCTTCCTTATGGTCAACCTTCTTTACATCTGGTTTTTCAGTTGGTGAAACATATAGTGAATCATCATCTTCTGAAAAGAAAACAGTTCATTCTCGAAATAGTGGGTGGGCAGCTGCTGTGAGGAAAGTCGTTAGTGGCGGCTCAATGAGAAGATTTCAGGAGCGTGTACTAGGGTCAGTCAGGACCGACGTTTCGAGCTCTGATGGCGATATATGGCTTCTAGGTGTGTGTCATAAAATTTCACCTCATGAAGCAACTGGAGATGTAGATACTCGTAATGTGTTTGCAGCATTTGAGCAAGATTTTTCCTCTAAAATATTAATAACTTACCGGAAAG GCTTTGACGCAATTGAAGATTCAAAGTATACAAGCGACGTTAATTGGGGTTGTATGCTTCGAAGCAGTCAGATGCTCGTTGCCCAG GCATTACTTTTTCATAAATTAGGTAGATCGTGGAGAAAAACTATTGACAAG CCAGTGGATAAAGATTATATTGAGATCTTGCAACTATTTGGTGATTCAGAGACTGCTGCTTTTTCTATCCACAATCTTCTTCAAGCTGGTAAAGGTTATGGTCTAGCGGTTGGATCATGGGTGGGACCATATGCCATGTGTCGCACATGGGAAGTTCTAGCTCGAAACCCAAGAGAGAAGAACGATCAAGGAGAACCGCCGCTTCCAATGGCTATTTACGTTGTTTCTGGAGATGAAGATGGGGAGCGAGGTGGAGCTCCAGTTGTCTGCATTGAAGATGCCTCCAAACGCTGTTCTGAGTTTTCGAGGGGCCTAGTTTCTTGGACACCTCTACTTTTATTGGTTCCTTTGGTTCTTGGACTTGATAAAGTAAATCTAAG GTATATTCCATTATTACAGTCAACTTTTAAATTTCCCCAGAGCCTTGGAATCTTGGGTGGAAAACCAGGTGCTTCAACATACATTATCGGTGTTCAGAATGATAAGGCATTTTACCTTGATCCACACGATGTTAAGCCG GTTGTTAATATTACTGGGGATACTCAAGAGCCTAATACGGCATCATATCACTGCAA CATTAGCAGGCACATGCCCCTAGATTCAATTGACCCATCTTTGGCTATTGGATTTTACTGCCGAGACAAAG ATGATTTTGATGATTTCTGCTCTCGGGCTTCTAAGCTTGCAGAAGAATCAAATGGTGCACCATTATTCACTGTAGCTCAATCTAGGAGTCTCCCAATGCAAGTCACAAGTAATTCTGTGTCAAGTGACAACACTAGATTCGAAGAGGATGATTCGCTTGGTATGAACCTTGTCAATGATGCAGGAACCAATGAGGATGATTGGCAATTCCTATAA
- the LOC123888485 gene encoding cysteine protease ATG4 isoform X6: MIVAAKCTSKSSTEIADNTQVPAASAKAGSSDIHSRNSGWAAAVRKVVSGGSMRRFQERVLGSVRTDVSSSDGDIWLLGVCHKISPHEATGDVDTRNVFAAFEQDFSSKILITYRKGFDAIEDSKYTSDVNWGCMLRSSQMLVAQALLFHKLGRSWRKTIDKPVDKDYIEILQLFGDSETAAFSIHNLLQAGKGYGLAVGSWVGPYAMCRTWEVLARNPREKNDQGEPPLPMAIYVVSGDEDGERGGAPVVCIEDASKRCSEFSRGLVSWTPLLLLVPLVLGLDKVNLRYIPLLQSTFKFPQSLGILGGKPGASTYIIGVQNDKAFYLDPHDVKPVVNITGDTQEPNTASYHCNISRHMPLDSIDPSLAIGFYCRDKDDFDDFCSRASKLAEESNGAPLFTVAQSRSLPMQVTSNSVSSDNTRFEEDDSLGMNLVNDAGTNEDDWQFL, encoded by the exons AT GATTGTTGCTGCAAAGTGTACTTCTAAAAGCTCAACCGAGATTGCTGATAATACTCAGGTGCCAGCTGCCTCTGCAAAGGCAGGATCTAGTGATA TTCATTCTCGAAATAGTGGGTGGGCAGCTGCTGTGAGGAAAGTCGTTAGTGGCGGCTCAATGAGAAGATTTCAGGAGCGTGTACTAGGGTCAGTCAGGACCGACGTTTCGAGCTCTGATGGCGATATATGGCTTCTAGGTGTGTGTCATAAAATTTCACCTCATGAAGCAACTGGAGATGTAGATACTCGTAATGTGTTTGCAGCATTTGAGCAAGATTTTTCCTCTAAAATATTAATAACTTACCGGAAAG GCTTTGACGCAATTGAAGATTCAAAGTATACAAGCGACGTTAATTGGGGTTGTATGCTTCGAAGCAGTCAGATGCTCGTTGCCCAG GCATTACTTTTTCATAAATTAGGTAGATCGTGGAGAAAAACTATTGACAAG CCAGTGGATAAAGATTATATTGAGATCTTGCAACTATTTGGTGATTCAGAGACTGCTGCTTTTTCTATCCACAATCTTCTTCAAGCTGGTAAAGGTTATGGTCTAGCGGTTGGATCATGGGTGGGACCATATGCCATGTGTCGCACATGGGAAGTTCTAGCTCGAAACCCAAGAGAGAAGAACGATCAAGGAGAACCGCCGCTTCCAATGGCTATTTACGTTGTTTCTGGAGATGAAGATGGGGAGCGAGGTGGAGCTCCAGTTGTCTGCATTGAAGATGCCTCCAAACGCTGTTCTGAGTTTTCGAGGGGCCTAGTTTCTTGGACACCTCTACTTTTATTGGTTCCTTTGGTTCTTGGACTTGATAAAGTAAATCTAAG GTATATTCCATTATTACAGTCAACTTTTAAATTTCCCCAGAGCCTTGGAATCTTGGGTGGAAAACCAGGTGCTTCAACATACATTATCGGTGTTCAGAATGATAAGGCATTTTACCTTGATCCACACGATGTTAAGCCG GTTGTTAATATTACTGGGGATACTCAAGAGCCTAATACGGCATCATATCACTGCAA CATTAGCAGGCACATGCCCCTAGATTCAATTGACCCATCTTTGGCTATTGGATTTTACTGCCGAGACAAAG ATGATTTTGATGATTTCTGCTCTCGGGCTTCTAAGCTTGCAGAAGAATCAAATGGTGCACCATTATTCACTGTAGCTCAATCTAGGAGTCTCCCAATGCAAGTCACAAGTAATTCTGTGTCAAGTGACAACACTAGATTCGAAGAGGATGATTCGCTTGGTATGAACCTTGTCAATGATGCAGGAACCAATGAGGATGATTGGCAATTCCTATAA
- the LOC123888485 gene encoding cysteine protease ATG4 isoform X5 gives MIYVIGLLLQSVLLKAQPRLLIILRCQLPLQRQDLVIKTVHSRNSGWAAAVRKVVSGGSMRRFQERVLGSVRTDVSSSDGDIWLLGVCHKISPHEATGDVDTRNVFAAFEQDFSSKILITYRKGFDAIEDSKYTSDVNWGCMLRSSQMLVAQALLFHKLGRSWRKTIDKPVDKDYIEILQLFGDSETAAFSIHNLLQAGKGYGLAVGSWVGPYAMCRTWEVLARNPREKNDQGEPPLPMAIYVVSGDEDGERGGAPVVCIEDASKRCSEFSRGLVSWTPLLLLVPLVLGLDKVNLRYIPLLQSTFKFPQSLGILGGKPGASTYIIGVQNDKAFYLDPHDVKPVVNITGDTQEPNTASYHCNISRHMPLDSIDPSLAIGFYCRDKDDFDDFCSRASKLAEESNGAPLFTVAQSRSLPMQVTSNSVSSDNTRFEEDDSLGMNLVNDAGTNEDDWQFL, from the exons AT GATTTATGTGATAGGATTGTTGCTGCAAAGTGTACTTCTAAAAGCTCAACCGAGATTGCTGATAATACTCAGGTGCCAGCTGCCTCTGCAAAGGCAGGATCTAGTGATA AAAACAGTTCATTCTCGAAATAGTGGGTGGGCAGCTGCTGTGAGGAAAGTCGTTAGTGGCGGCTCAATGAGAAGATTTCAGGAGCGTGTACTAGGGTCAGTCAGGACCGACGTTTCGAGCTCTGATGGCGATATATGGCTTCTAGGTGTGTGTCATAAAATTTCACCTCATGAAGCAACTGGAGATGTAGATACTCGTAATGTGTTTGCAGCATTTGAGCAAGATTTTTCCTCTAAAATATTAATAACTTACCGGAAAG GCTTTGACGCAATTGAAGATTCAAAGTATACAAGCGACGTTAATTGGGGTTGTATGCTTCGAAGCAGTCAGATGCTCGTTGCCCAG GCATTACTTTTTCATAAATTAGGTAGATCGTGGAGAAAAACTATTGACAAG CCAGTGGATAAAGATTATATTGAGATCTTGCAACTATTTGGTGATTCAGAGACTGCTGCTTTTTCTATCCACAATCTTCTTCAAGCTGGTAAAGGTTATGGTCTAGCGGTTGGATCATGGGTGGGACCATATGCCATGTGTCGCACATGGGAAGTTCTAGCTCGAAACCCAAGAGAGAAGAACGATCAAGGAGAACCGCCGCTTCCAATGGCTATTTACGTTGTTTCTGGAGATGAAGATGGGGAGCGAGGTGGAGCTCCAGTTGTCTGCATTGAAGATGCCTCCAAACGCTGTTCTGAGTTTTCGAGGGGCCTAGTTTCTTGGACACCTCTACTTTTATTGGTTCCTTTGGTTCTTGGACTTGATAAAGTAAATCTAAG GTATATTCCATTATTACAGTCAACTTTTAAATTTCCCCAGAGCCTTGGAATCTTGGGTGGAAAACCAGGTGCTTCAACATACATTATCGGTGTTCAGAATGATAAGGCATTTTACCTTGATCCACACGATGTTAAGCCG GTTGTTAATATTACTGGGGATACTCAAGAGCCTAATACGGCATCATATCACTGCAA CATTAGCAGGCACATGCCCCTAGATTCAATTGACCCATCTTTGGCTATTGGATTTTACTGCCGAGACAAAG ATGATTTTGATGATTTCTGCTCTCGGGCTTCTAAGCTTGCAGAAGAATCAAATGGTGCACCATTATTCACTGTAGCTCAATCTAGGAGTCTCCCAATGCAAGTCACAAGTAATTCTGTGTCAAGTGACAACACTAGATTCGAAGAGGATGATTCGCTTGGTATGAACCTTGTCAATGATGCAGGAACCAATGAGGATGATTGGCAATTCCTATAA
- the LOC123888485 gene encoding cysteine protease ATG4 isoform X7 has translation MRRFQERVLGSVRTDVSSSDGDIWLLGVCHKISPHEATGDVDTRNVFAAFEQDFSSKILITYRKGFDAIEDSKYTSDVNWGCMLRSSQMLVAQALLFHKLGRSWRKTIDKPVDKDYIEILQLFGDSETAAFSIHNLLQAGKGYGLAVGSWVGPYAMCRTWEVLARNPREKNDQGEPPLPMAIYVVSGDEDGERGGAPVVCIEDASKRCSEFSRGLVSWTPLLLLVPLVLGLDKVNLRYIPLLQSTFKFPQSLGILGGKPGASTYIIGVQNDKAFYLDPHDVKPVVNITGDTQEPNTASYHCNISRHMPLDSIDPSLAIGFYCRDKDDFDDFCSRASKLAEESNGAPLFTVAQSRSLPMQVTSNSVSSDNTRFEEDDSLGMNLVNDAGTNEDDWQFL, from the exons ATGAGAAGATTTCAGGAGCGTGTACTAGGGTCAGTCAGGACCGACGTTTCGAGCTCTGATGGCGATATATGGCTTCTAGGTGTGTGTCATAAAATTTCACCTCATGAAGCAACTGGAGATGTAGATACTCGTAATGTGTTTGCAGCATTTGAGCAAGATTTTTCCTCTAAAATATTAATAACTTACCGGAAAG GCTTTGACGCAATTGAAGATTCAAAGTATACAAGCGACGTTAATTGGGGTTGTATGCTTCGAAGCAGTCAGATGCTCGTTGCCCAG GCATTACTTTTTCATAAATTAGGTAGATCGTGGAGAAAAACTATTGACAAG CCAGTGGATAAAGATTATATTGAGATCTTGCAACTATTTGGTGATTCAGAGACTGCTGCTTTTTCTATCCACAATCTTCTTCAAGCTGGTAAAGGTTATGGTCTAGCGGTTGGATCATGGGTGGGACCATATGCCATGTGTCGCACATGGGAAGTTCTAGCTCGAAACCCAAGAGAGAAGAACGATCAAGGAGAACCGCCGCTTCCAATGGCTATTTACGTTGTTTCTGGAGATGAAGATGGGGAGCGAGGTGGAGCTCCAGTTGTCTGCATTGAAGATGCCTCCAAACGCTGTTCTGAGTTTTCGAGGGGCCTAGTTTCTTGGACACCTCTACTTTTATTGGTTCCTTTGGTTCTTGGACTTGATAAAGTAAATCTAAG GTATATTCCATTATTACAGTCAACTTTTAAATTTCCCCAGAGCCTTGGAATCTTGGGTGGAAAACCAGGTGCTTCAACATACATTATCGGTGTTCAGAATGATAAGGCATTTTACCTTGATCCACACGATGTTAAGCCG GTTGTTAATATTACTGGGGATACTCAAGAGCCTAATACGGCATCATATCACTGCAA CATTAGCAGGCACATGCCCCTAGATTCAATTGACCCATCTTTGGCTATTGGATTTTACTGCCGAGACAAAG ATGATTTTGATGATTTCTGCTCTCGGGCTTCTAAGCTTGCAGAAGAATCAAATGGTGCACCATTATTCACTGTAGCTCAATCTAGGAGTCTCCCAATGCAAGTCACAAGTAATTCTGTGTCAAGTGACAACACTAGATTCGAAGAGGATGATTCGCTTGGTATGAACCTTGTCAATGATGCAGGAACCAATGAGGATGATTGGCAATTCCTATAA
- the LOC123888485 gene encoding cysteine protease ATG4 isoform X2, giving the protein MKLAVNSSIFVALSMMLTLSSKQNSVRIVAAKCTSKSSTEIADNTQVPAASAKAGSSDIHSRNSGWAAAVRKVVSGGSMRRFQERVLGSVRTDVSSSDGDIWLLGVCHKISPHEATGDVDTRNVFAAFEQDFSSKILITYRKGFDAIEDSKYTSDVNWGCMLRSSQMLVAQALLFHKLGRSWRKTIDKPVDKDYIEILQLFGDSETAAFSIHNLLQAGKGYGLAVGSWVGPYAMCRTWEVLARNPREKNDQGEPPLPMAIYVVSGDEDGERGGAPVVCIEDASKRCSEFSRGLVSWTPLLLLVPLVLGLDKVNLRYIPLLQSTFKFPQSLGILGGKPGASTYIIGVQNDKAFYLDPHDVKPVVNITGDTQEPNTASYHCNISRHMPLDSIDPSLAIGFYCRDKDDFDDFCSRASKLAEESNGAPLFTVAQSRSLPMQVTSNSVSSDNTRFEEDDSLGMNLVNDAGTNEDDWQFL; this is encoded by the exons GATTGTTGCTGCAAAGTGTACTTCTAAAAGCTCAACCGAGATTGCTGATAATACTCAGGTGCCAGCTGCCTCTGCAAAGGCAGGATCTAGTGATA TTCATTCTCGAAATAGTGGGTGGGCAGCTGCTGTGAGGAAAGTCGTTAGTGGCGGCTCAATGAGAAGATTTCAGGAGCGTGTACTAGGGTCAGTCAGGACCGACGTTTCGAGCTCTGATGGCGATATATGGCTTCTAGGTGTGTGTCATAAAATTTCACCTCATGAAGCAACTGGAGATGTAGATACTCGTAATGTGTTTGCAGCATTTGAGCAAGATTTTTCCTCTAAAATATTAATAACTTACCGGAAAG GCTTTGACGCAATTGAAGATTCAAAGTATACAAGCGACGTTAATTGGGGTTGTATGCTTCGAAGCAGTCAGATGCTCGTTGCCCAG GCATTACTTTTTCATAAATTAGGTAGATCGTGGAGAAAAACTATTGACAAG CCAGTGGATAAAGATTATATTGAGATCTTGCAACTATTTGGTGATTCAGAGACTGCTGCTTTTTCTATCCACAATCTTCTTCAAGCTGGTAAAGGTTATGGTCTAGCGGTTGGATCATGGGTGGGACCATATGCCATGTGTCGCACATGGGAAGTTCTAGCTCGAAACCCAAGAGAGAAGAACGATCAAGGAGAACCGCCGCTTCCAATGGCTATTTACGTTGTTTCTGGAGATGAAGATGGGGAGCGAGGTGGAGCTCCAGTTGTCTGCATTGAAGATGCCTCCAAACGCTGTTCTGAGTTTTCGAGGGGCCTAGTTTCTTGGACACCTCTACTTTTATTGGTTCCTTTGGTTCTTGGACTTGATAAAGTAAATCTAAG GTATATTCCATTATTACAGTCAACTTTTAAATTTCCCCAGAGCCTTGGAATCTTGGGTGGAAAACCAGGTGCTTCAACATACATTATCGGTGTTCAGAATGATAAGGCATTTTACCTTGATCCACACGATGTTAAGCCG GTTGTTAATATTACTGGGGATACTCAAGAGCCTAATACGGCATCATATCACTGCAA CATTAGCAGGCACATGCCCCTAGATTCAATTGACCCATCTTTGGCTATTGGATTTTACTGCCGAGACAAAG ATGATTTTGATGATTTCTGCTCTCGGGCTTCTAAGCTTGCAGAAGAATCAAATGGTGCACCATTATTCACTGTAGCTCAATCTAGGAGTCTCCCAATGCAAGTCACAAGTAATTCTGTGTCAAGTGACAACACTAGATTCGAAGAGGATGATTCGCTTGGTATGAACCTTGTCAATGATGCAGGAACCAATGAGGATGATTGGCAATTCCTATAA
- the LOC123888485 gene encoding cysteine protease ATG4 isoform X1 — protein MKLAVNSSIFVALSMMLTLSSKQNSVRIVAAKCTSKSSTEIADNTQVPAASAKAGSSDSKFPKASLWSTFFTSGFSVGETYSESSSSEKKTVHSRNSGWAAAVRKVVSGGSMRRFQERVLGSVRTDVSSSDGDIWLLGVCHKISPHEATGDVDTRNVFAAFEQDFSSKILITYRKGFDAIEDSKYTSDVNWGCMLRSSQMLVAQALLFHKLGRSWRKTIDKPVDKDYIEILQLFGDSETAAFSIHNLLQAGKGYGLAVGSWVGPYAMCRTWEVLARNPREKNDQGEPPLPMAIYVVSGDEDGERGGAPVVCIEDASKRCSEFSRGLVSWTPLLLLVPLVLGLDKVNLRYIPLLQSTFKFPQSLGILGGKPGASTYIIGVQNDKAFYLDPHDVKPVVNITGDTQEPNTASYHCNISRHMPLDSIDPSLAIGFYCRDKDDFDDFCSRASKLAEESNGAPLFTVAQSRSLPMQVTSNSVSSDNTRFEEDDSLGMNLVNDAGTNEDDWQFL, from the exons GATTGTTGCTGCAAAGTGTACTTCTAAAAGCTCAACCGAGATTGCTGATAATACTCAGGTGCCAGCTGCCTCTGCAAAGGCAGGATCTAGTGATAGTAAGTTTCCCAAGGCTTCCTTATGGTCAACCTTCTTTACATCTGGTTTTTCAGTTGGTGAAACATATAGTGAATCATCATCTTCTGAAAAGAAAACAGTTCATTCTCGAAATAGTGGGTGGGCAGCTGCTGTGAGGAAAGTCGTTAGTGGCGGCTCAATGAGAAGATTTCAGGAGCGTGTACTAGGGTCAGTCAGGACCGACGTTTCGAGCTCTGATGGCGATATATGGCTTCTAGGTGTGTGTCATAAAATTTCACCTCATGAAGCAACTGGAGATGTAGATACTCGTAATGTGTTTGCAGCATTTGAGCAAGATTTTTCCTCTAAAATATTAATAACTTACCGGAAAG GCTTTGACGCAATTGAAGATTCAAAGTATACAAGCGACGTTAATTGGGGTTGTATGCTTCGAAGCAGTCAGATGCTCGTTGCCCAG GCATTACTTTTTCATAAATTAGGTAGATCGTGGAGAAAAACTATTGACAAG CCAGTGGATAAAGATTATATTGAGATCTTGCAACTATTTGGTGATTCAGAGACTGCTGCTTTTTCTATCCACAATCTTCTTCAAGCTGGTAAAGGTTATGGTCTAGCGGTTGGATCATGGGTGGGACCATATGCCATGTGTCGCACATGGGAAGTTCTAGCTCGAAACCCAAGAGAGAAGAACGATCAAGGAGAACCGCCGCTTCCAATGGCTATTTACGTTGTTTCTGGAGATGAAGATGGGGAGCGAGGTGGAGCTCCAGTTGTCTGCATTGAAGATGCCTCCAAACGCTGTTCTGAGTTTTCGAGGGGCCTAGTTTCTTGGACACCTCTACTTTTATTGGTTCCTTTGGTTCTTGGACTTGATAAAGTAAATCTAAG GTATATTCCATTATTACAGTCAACTTTTAAATTTCCCCAGAGCCTTGGAATCTTGGGTGGAAAACCAGGTGCTTCAACATACATTATCGGTGTTCAGAATGATAAGGCATTTTACCTTGATCCACACGATGTTAAGCCG GTTGTTAATATTACTGGGGATACTCAAGAGCCTAATACGGCATCATATCACTGCAA CATTAGCAGGCACATGCCCCTAGATTCAATTGACCCATCTTTGGCTATTGGATTTTACTGCCGAGACAAAG ATGATTTTGATGATTTCTGCTCTCGGGCTTCTAAGCTTGCAGAAGAATCAAATGGTGCACCATTATTCACTGTAGCTCAATCTAGGAGTCTCCCAATGCAAGTCACAAGTAATTCTGTGTCAAGTGACAACACTAGATTCGAAGAGGATGATTCGCTTGGTATGAACCTTGTCAATGATGCAGGAACCAATGAGGATGATTGGCAATTCCTATAA
- the LOC123888485 gene encoding cysteine protease ATG4 isoform X8: MIVAAKCTSKSSTEIADNTQVPAASAKAGSSDSKFPKASLWSTFFTSGFSVGETYSESSSSEKKTVHSRNSGWAAAVRKVVSGGSMRRFQERVLGSVRTDVSSSDGDIWLLGVCHKISPHEATGDVDTRNVFAAFEQDFSSKILITYRKGFDAIEDSKYTSDVNWGCMLRSSQMLVAQALLFHKLGRSWRKTIDKPVDKDYIEILQLFGDSETAAFSIHNLLQAGKGYGLAVGSWVGPYAMCRTWEVLARNPREKNDQGEPPLPMAIYVVSGDEDGERGGAPVVCIEDASKRCSEFSRGLVSWTPLLLLVPLVLGLDKVNLRYIPLLQSTFKFPQSLGILGGKPGASTYIIGVQNDKAFYLDPHDVKPVVNITGDTQEPNTASYHCNISRHMPLDSIDPSLAIGFYCRDKDDFDDFCSRASKLAEESNGAPLFTVAQSRSLPMQVTSNSVSSDNTRFEEDDSLGMNLVNDAGTNEDDWQFL, from the exons AT GATTGTTGCTGCAAAGTGTACTTCTAAAAGCTCAACCGAGATTGCTGATAATACTCAGGTGCCAGCTGCCTCTGCAAAGGCAGGATCTAGTGATAGTAAGTTTCCCAAGGCTTCCTTATGGTCAACCTTCTTTACATCTGGTTTTTCAGTTGGTGAAACATATAGTGAATCATCATCTTCTGAAAAGAAAACAGTTCATTCTCGAAATAGTGGGTGGGCAGCTGCTGTGAGGAAAGTCGTTAGTGGCGGCTCAATGAGAAGATTTCAGGAGCGTGTACTAGGGTCAGTCAGGACCGACGTTTCGAGCTCTGATGGCGATATATGGCTTCTAGGTGTGTGTCATAAAATTTCACCTCATGAAGCAACTGGAGATGTAGATACTCGTAATGTGTTTGCAGCATTTGAGCAAGATTTTTCCTCTAAAATATTAATAACTTACCGGAAAG GCTTTGACGCAATTGAAGATTCAAAGTATACAAGCGACGTTAATTGGGGTTGTATGCTTCGAAGCAGTCAGATGCTCGTTGCCCAG GCATTACTTTTTCATAAATTAGGTAGATCGTGGAGAAAAACTATTGACAAG CCAGTGGATAAAGATTATATTGAGATCTTGCAACTATTTGGTGATTCAGAGACTGCTGCTTTTTCTATCCACAATCTTCTTCAAGCTGGTAAAGGTTATGGTCTAGCGGTTGGATCATGGGTGGGACCATATGCCATGTGTCGCACATGGGAAGTTCTAGCTCGAAACCCAAGAGAGAAGAACGATCAAGGAGAACCGCCGCTTCCAATGGCTATTTACGTTGTTTCTGGAGATGAAGATGGGGAGCGAGGTGGAGCTCCAGTTGTCTGCATTGAAGATGCCTCCAAACGCTGTTCTGAGTTTTCGAGGGGCCTAGTTTCTTGGACACCTCTACTTTTATTGGTTCCTTTGGTTCTTGGACTTGATAAAGTAAATCTAAG GTATATTCCATTATTACAGTCAACTTTTAAATTTCCCCAGAGCCTTGGAATCTTGGGTGGAAAACCAGGTGCTTCAACATACATTATCGGTGTTCAGAATGATAAGGCATTTTACCTTGATCCACACGATGTTAAGCCG GTTGTTAATATTACTGGGGATACTCAAGAGCCTAATACGGCATCATATCACTGCAA CATTAGCAGGCACATGCCCCTAGATTCAATTGACCCATCTTTGGCTATTGGATTTTACTGCCGAGACAAAG ATGATTTTGATGATTTCTGCTCTCGGGCTTCTAAGCTTGCAGAAGAATCAAATGGTGCACCATTATTCACTGTAGCTCAATCTAGGAGTCTCCCAATGCAAGTCACAAGTAATTCTGTGTCAAGTGACAACACTAGATTCGAAGAGGATGATTCGCTTGGTATGAACCTTGTCAATGATGCAGGAACCAATGAGGATGATTGGCAATTCCTATAA